Genomic DNA from Dehalogenimonas lykanthroporepellens BL-DC-9:
CTGGCTGCAAGCGCTGTCGCGGTCAGGTTGAGCGAAGATGGTACGGATAGCGGCAGATACCATAGCCTGGGCGCCCCGTGGCACTCTGGCCAGCGCATTGCGCATGAAGTGCACCCGGCAACGTTGCCACGATACCCCGGTGAGTACCGTGCTGATGGCTTCCTTCAGCCCCAGATGAGCATCACTGATTACCAGCATCACCCCGCTCAAACCACGGCTGACCAGCCCCCGCAGAAACTCTTTCCAGAATACACCGTCTTCACTGGGGCCGACCTCAAGCCCGATGATCTCGCGTTCTCCGGTTTCCCGGACGCCGTAGGCGATAATTACCGCCTGACTGACCACCCGCCCGGTATCCCTGACCTTGACGTAGGTCGCATCCAGCCACAGATAGGGATAACGCCATAACAAAGGCCGGTGACGCCATCGTTCCACTTCATCGTCCAGAGCCCCGCATATTCGCGATACCTCGCTCTTACTGACCCCGTTAAGACCCAGTGACTGAACCAGAGATTCCACCTTGCGGGTGCTGATGCCCAACACATAGGCTTCCTGGATTACCGCCAGCAAGGCATGTTCCGCCCGGCGCCGGGGCTCGAGCAAGCTGGGGAAATAACTGCCGTCCCGCAACCGGGGAATCGCCAAGGGTATCGTGCCGGCCCGGGTGTCCCAGATACGCCCCCGGTAGCCGTTACGGTAGGTTAAACGACCGTCACTGCGCTCATGTTTCTCAGCTCCGGTCTTCTGCTTAACCTCAAGCTCCATGACCGCTTCGGCCAGCATTTTCACCCCTTCTCTCAGAAAATCAAGATCACCGTCGCTTCCTGACTTGCGTAGCAGTTCCAAAAGTGTCATCCTGTCTTTGGCCATTGTTGTGGTTACCTCCTGAAAGTTTGTGTTGTTACTTTCTTTCAAGAAACCACACAATGGCCTGCTTTTTCAATTCCAGGAATTTACACCACGTACGGGGATTCTACTGAAGGTTTTTGTCTGCGTCACTTAAAAACTGCGCATATTGGAGAAATTGTTCACGATCCCTATACACGTTTGATGCGACTGAAACGGGAAGCCCTGATGCCACATACGCCTTTCTCTGGCTTGGTTCAGGTGTCATCTCAACTATTTTTTTAGCTCTTGCAGCAAGAAACCTGATCAACTCATCGGCATCGATTGAGAATGTACTGTTTGGGGCTTGGATGGCGGCCAATGAACTCCGGAAGACGGTGTCGGCCCACACTTCTGGGTTTTCCAAATTAGGATTAACTTCAGGATCTTCATGGAGAGCGAGAAGGCCATCGTCAATAAGGTCCATAATTTCAAGGCAACCGGCAGCAACTTGTTCACTCAGATTGGAAAAATCATTTTCAGCAACCATGGTCATGAGGTCTTCGAAGTCTATGCCAGCCCTTTCGGCGGCTTGATGGATAATTCCAAGTGCAAAGAGCAGACCGCTTTCAACGGGCTTGCTTTGGCTGACGTTGAAATAACCTGCCGCCAATTCTCGGTCCTGTCTGATCTGCCAATCTTCTCTTGTCTCATCGATGGCATAGAGAACTTTCCCCTCGCCATCAACAAAAGCTCGTCCTGCACGGCCGCAAATGTTCCAGAAATCCCTATGATCAATAGGCTGATCCGTTTGGTAAGGAGTGGCAACGATTACAGAAGAAATGCCGATATTGACACCTTGAGCCAGCGTGGACGACGCGATAATGATTTTGGGTGAAGTTGAACGCATCAGGCGTTCTGTGGCCATTCGTACCTGGGATGGGAGTTTATTGCTATGGCATATTATGCCTTTCCTTGCAGCCGTCAGCTCCACCGCACTGTCTTGTAGCTCCTCTTGGCATGTAGCCAGAAAAGCGTTCCATTCATTTTTAGGCCAATTGTGATCTTCAGCATTTTCTCCGATAGCAGTGAGAACACAAGCAGCGAGCCCTGGAATACTATTTGCCCTGGCTGAAAATATCATCACAGGCCCTACTGAACATAATCGTACTGCAGATGCCGCAACCGCTTCATTTTTATTCTGAGGGAAAAGGGACCTCCGATTTTTCCACCGCGTAAGTTTATGGTCATACTGCCTTTTGCATTTGCTCGCGATAATAAATTGGCGATTAAATGAAGCAAAATCGCCTTTCCAGTCAATCCGTACGCTGCTTCCTTGCCAGCGTAGGATTCCAAATCGTTCCGACGATGGCTTCCAACCGGATCTTGCAACATTCCCAACATCTCCGGTTAACCACACAGCAAGCTCATCCGGGTTGGGCAAAACAGCAGAAAGCAAGAGTATTCGACATGCGGAAGATCTGGCCAACACTCTAAGGTGGTCTATAAAAATCTCGTTCTTAACGTATCTCTTGTCCGCACCAATCAGGTGCCCTTCATCGATAATGATGAGCCTGATATCATTCAGAAGCTCTGGAGAGGATCGTAATATTGCCCTGATTTTTTCGGGCGTTGCTATGGTGATAGTGGAGTCTTTGGCGATCTGTCTATCAGCGGAGCTAAGTCGAAACCCGCCATAGAGATGAGAGACAAGAAATCCGCACCGATCAAAAATTTGACCTAAAGTCTGCTCGATTTCCAATGCCAGCGACCGAAACGGGGCTAAATATAATATCTTTGCGTCAGGGTTTTCGTGGAGTGTTTGAAGAATGGCAAGTTCGGCAACCCGCGTTTTCCCTGAGCTGGTTCGCATGTTCACAACAGCACCGGTACGACCTTGACCAAGTGTTATAGGAATAGCGTCGAGCTGGGATCGCCACAGTTCTGTGACGGATTTCGATGCGAAGGCGTGCAGTCTTATATAGCGACTTAAAAGAGATGAGTCGCCAGGAAAATATGGCGGCAAGGCGTGCCACAAGGATGCCTGACCGTTTCCAGATATCATAAGCCTAAGCAGACGAGCTATCCACCAGTGCGAGGGAGAATCGTAATCTGAGGCGAGCTCCATAGCGATGTTTAAGTTTTCTATGGAAGCTGCTAAAAGCTGCTGATTTCCTGTGGCAAAATATTCGAGAACAAGGGAAGTTGACCGCGAAATTGATAGTGTGACCGCATGGTCACATAGCGACCATGCGTCGGTCATAGTTGAGAGATCCGCCAGCAGATACTGATTTGCTTCAAGGATTACATCGGCAGGCCTTTTGCGAATAAGCGATGCTACAATTCTTGCCAACGGAGTCAGCAATTCCGCTTTCCGGATGTAAACAAAGGCCCGTGAATATTGGCCAGACGCATGAAAGGCCATTGAAGCGATCAGGACATGAAAACTACTCGTAAGCTCTGTCTCTGCGTAAGGCGCATGAACATTGATGAGAAGGGCCGCTGCCTCTTCCATGGCAGTTATTGCTTCATCGGTTAATCTGGCCTCAGCCAGGCTAACCCCTGCCGCAAGAATTGAGTAAGCTGATAAAGTGACTTTGTCTGTAAGTGCGGCATCAAATGATGGGAAATTATCTTCCGATTCGCCGACCTCGTATAGAACATATCTCGCACTAGACTGGGCAAATAGATTTTCTATGTGGCCAGCTTGATGTTGTTGCAGGATTTCCCTGGCCTTCTCAGTCGGGATCGGCATGAGCTAACTCCTCAATCCCGTTAAAACAATCTTCGACCAAATTCCCAGGAGAATCAATTCCTAAGGAAATCATTACAAGAGTTCTCAGGGCTGCAGAAGTGTGCTGGTTGACTTTCGACTTGCTATTGTCAGTACTGAGGAGGAATCCAACGTAACTGAGATCAAGTCTGCCTTGAGCCATCTTTACAGAGCAGTCTTCAACTCGATCTGCAAGTTCAATGTTGTTCTGCTCATACAAACGATCTGCCACAAATTGAAGAGAAGCAGGCAGCCCTGCTTGATGCGAACGTACAAGCCCACTGACAATATCCTGGATTGCCTTCTTTGAAGGGGTTCCACGAAATTTCGCTTCTCCGATTATTATTCTTGCCCGCCTCGAGGTAAAATCAAAGGCCAGTACATCATCGCCTTTCATAGCTTGATCGACATTCGGGTTATAACGAAGACGGTAAACAGGCAGGTTGGCACCAGATGCAGCACATATGTACTCGGCCAAGAATACCTCTGCCAAGTTTCCTTTTCTCGTTGTATCTGATGTGGGAAATCGTCGGATATTGGTATCCTCGATTGGATAGCCAAGAGCGCGAAGATTTTTTATTTTTCGGCGGTCTTGAGCAATCATTGCGGCGCTGACATGATGCTTTACAAGGGCGTCGCGCAATTGACTAATGGTTTCAGGACGGCAATCGACGTCCTGAGCCAGAGAACGATGAGGGACACCGCTATTTGTAGACCCATCTTCCGCAACGGTATAACAACCAAAGACTTCAGGGACTGGATGGTCTCCTAATATTTTTCGAGGTGGCATTAGCTTCTCTTTTTATCTTGATCGGTGACCAAGTTGAAAAGACTCTGTTCTTTCGGAGATGAAGTCCTCCACGACTGCTTGGCAACGACCTCTCTTACTTTATCCAGCGAGGGAATCCCTTCCCGATTGCCACGGACAGGCATGCCGCCCTGTTTTATGAAATAGGGATTGGCCTCAGCAGAAGGGCCTGGCTCTGCGAAATCGATTACAAACAGTGGCCTTTTGCGTTTAAGAGTTTCCTCTCCGGCTGCGAACGTACCACCGGTCAGCCCCGATTCCACGAGGATCATCGCATCAGAGAGACCAATGATCGTGCTGTTTCGTTTCATCGCATTCCGGCCGCTCCATGTGAGACGCGGAGGGAATTGGGATACCACCAGGTGGTTACTGGCCGATAAGAGGTTGGCAACATCTCGTTTTCTCTGGAAACGAAGAATTCCCTCTACGAGGACGAAGATCGTGGTGCCGCCGTTTTCCATGGCAGTTTTGTGGGCCGCCATATCAACACCATGCGCATACCCACTCACTACGCATATTCCCTCTTTGGCAAGCTGCAACGCACATCGCCCAGTGATCGCCAGTCCTTTATCTGAAGCCTTTCTCGAACCGCAAAAACCCACACCAGGTTCGTCAAAAAGTGATTGGTTCCCCTGGACAAAAAGTACCGGTGGTGCATCAGACTGAAGAATTTTCTCAATCCGTTCAGGATAGGAAGCTGCCCCCTGCCAGATGACACTCACGCCTTGATGTTCAAGCTCTTCAGCAGTCTTGACCGCCTCAACTTGGGCGTCCACGATATTTTGGGCCACATCAGGCTTTACGCCAATCTCCGCAGCAAGAGAATGAGCAGACAAACAGATTTCCCGGGCAGCATTCTCACCGTGAGCCACAGCATAGGTGAGTAAACGCCGAAGGGCTGCTTCGCCTGATCCTTTCGCTTGGATAAATTGGAGAATGGGTTGAATCATTGGTTATCGCTATCCCTCATTGACTTTACGCAAACCAAGCCAAAAACATTTCGAACCCCGGCACCCATCAGGGCTTTTGCGTAGGCCCACATCGTGATGCCCGATTGGTACAGATCATCAATGATCACCACATCCCGTCCGTGAACACTCGCCGGATCGAGAGCGACAGAATTGGCTGTCTGGTAGATCGTCGTCCATACGGTAACTTTTTGCTGGATGGTCAGCTGCTTCATCTGTGGTTTTTGAACCAAGAGGCGCGGCTCGATGAAGCCGACCCCTTTACGTTCTGCCACATGTTTTGCGAAAGCCCAGGCCAATTTACTCGATCCTTCCTGGGCAGGAATGGGAGAAACGACAGGACCCGCTGGAGTACCTATGCCCCGCAATGGCAAGAGGTCAAAGGCATCCAGCAACGACTGCGACATCACATTACAGTACTCCTGCTTCTTCTCCTGGGTCAGTTCGCCCAGGTGATACTTGAGTTGAAACTCTGCTTCTCCCAACACACTTCGCGGCCCAATAGTACCAGACCCATCGGTGGTAAAGTTAAAATCCCCTGCAATACAAAGATCGACTTCCGAACCAGAAAAATGATCTTGCAGCTGATTGCCCAACTTCAGCCAAACACATTGATTTCCAGCGAACTCCGCCCACTGCTTAATTTCATCAACATCAACCTGATCCACTCTGTTTGCGGGAACCCAAATATTCTTAGTGTTGTTTTTTCCCTGCTTCCACCCAGTCGGGCTTGCCTGATCCAGTTCAGGAAAATGATATTTGACCACAGCAAGCACATCCTGAGAGACGAAGAAATTGAGGCTGCCATCGTCATTTTCGTTGACGCGCATCCAGAAAGCACTTCGGTTCCTATTGAAGACTGTCGACTCGGGCATCAGCTTCCCCCATGCTTGTGGTGGTATCCGTAGTGGTCTGTTAACAATCCAAGCAATGCCATCTCACTCCGTGTTTTTCTTCTGGAAAATATCCACCTTTGTTTCAAGGCATGGCCTTAAATTAAGGTCGTTTGCCCCGATGCTGAACCAACTGGCAGGTTTTTGATAGAAATCGAGTCCTCGACCGATCTTGATGATCCAGCCGTTATCGATACGAATCTCGCGGTCATGCATGTTCGGGTTCAGGTCGATATCGAGAACAACATCCATCTCCAACAGGCTCTGCTTTAATTCACCAAGCCGGTCGTTTATTTCCATCATGTTTGTGCTGTCGTCATAGCTTGTGATCAACTTGATCCGTTTTACCGAGGAATGTTTCAAGACGGCCTCACAGAAGCGAACAAAATTCTGGATCTGGTGAGTCAGCCTTATATACGGGTCCTCGACAACGATCTCCCGGGCATTCTTGACGTATGGCGCGATTATGGATTCATAGCTGTGCCCTGTGTCGCCATACAGAATTGTGAAATGCCGCTCGCTTGGCCCTAGATCGACAGGAGATTGCTCTTGTTCCGGCGCGATGGTTGCTGGCAGGTCAACCGGATTCTCAGCCGGTGGTGGCGAGTCTGGAATTGACGCCGTAACACTCTCTTTTGAAATGACGGGTTCGACATCACTACCGGGTTCGTTTGCCAGTGTTCTGCGCAATGGATGCTGAGTCGCCGGTGCGTTGCGGGATTCTGGGCAAAACACGACGACCTCGCGACCATCAGCTGTCCGGTAAGACATATTGATATTGGCGAATTCGTCATCGGGCTTCCGCTTATTCATCTGTTCCTTGACCCGGCGGCGGCATTCCACCGCATAAGCCACGTATTCCTCGAACTCGGCGTCGCTCGGCGGACCATCAGGATGGAGAATTTTCAGCAAGGCACAAACAGTCTTCTTTATGCCCTTTTCGTCGCGCCCTTCGACCGATTTGCCGAGTTGAATCCGTTTGGTGACCTCCTCATAGCGATTGGTATGAGAAAACTGATAATGGAAAGCTTCGGCCAGGTAGTCCGTGATGAACCCATAGTTTGAAGTCAAATAATCGCTGCTGTTTTTCGGCATCTCCCAGCCGGGCAGATAACAGGCAAAGCGGTCCATCACAGCAAGATCGAACTCCTTGGGCAACGGCATGAACAAGTCGTGTTCGGTAGAGTTCACTACTTGCTCGATGGAGTAGTCGATGTTGCCGACAAAGGCCATGCTGGCATCTGCGATGACCTCGACTCCCCGCGAAAACCGTCCATTTGCGAGGTAATCCTTCATGATCTGGATGGTGTCCGGGTCTTTGATTTTAATGCCCCCAACCTCATCGAAAGCAACCGTGTCCCAGAATCCGACAAGCCCGATGCGGCTTCGAGCATTGTTGTAAAAGAGCGTCGCCTTGGTGGCCTGTCCGCCACTGATCAAGGTGGAGTATGGGGAAAACTCGCTGAAGAAATAGGACTTGCCTGTGCCTCGCGGTCCCAGTTCGACGAAATTGAAGTTTGGCTCAACCAGAGGGGCCAACCTGGCCACGAAGTGCAGCTTGAGCCGGTGAGAGAGCCTGCTGCCCTCCAGACCAACGGATCGCAGGACGATGTCCAACCACTCGTCGCGGCTGAACGGCTTCCGTCCCTCGGCATATCCTTCAAAATCGAACCGGCTCAGCTGAATGGGTCTTAAATCTTCAATGTAAAAAGCGTAGTCGTCATCTTCGATCTCGTTATAGCCGAGAGTCACCTCAGCCCAGATACCACCTTCAAGTAGACGATTGTTGTCGCGGTAAAACTTTTCCGAAATGGCAATCCGCTGGGAATTGAAGTTTTCCAGAGCGGCCCAGTGGCGCTTCTCCTTCTCTACATACCGCACATGGACTTTATCGAAAAATCGGTGTTTTCCTTTGGTCGCCACCTTTGACTGGGCAGCATTTGCCTCATCGGCACGGACGTAGTTATCTTGCAAGGTGGCAATGACAGCCTCCAGTCCTTCCTGTATTTCGGCTGCATCGTCACTGGCGCAATAACGCGCTAATAGAAACTCGAGCACAAACGTGGGGACGTTCGTGCCTTTCTTGATGCGATGCAGAAGGTCCTTGCGCACGACCTTTCCGCCAAACGCATCAAGTAACTTTATGTCCAACGCATCGTTTGTCATAATCACACCGTATAATCCGTCTCAAGATCCAGCTTGCTGTAAGTCGTTAAAGTCACCGGGTCCAATGCCTTTACCGTGAAGCTGCCTTCAAATTCAAGGTCCATTCGCAAAGTAACAGCAATGTTTTGCCCGGGCTTGATTGACAAGGTGCGTGTCGCGGGATTGACCATGCCGCCCAGCTTGATCTCTCCCACAACATTGCCTTGCTTGTCGTGGGCCTCAACAAGAATCTCGAATGTCGCACTCATCGAGAAGAGATCCGCAGAACTCGCCGAAATCTCGATTACGGGCAAACGCGTCGTGATCTTGGTTGCACCTCGTTTATAGTTGAGGGTGATTTTCGCTTGCGGGACAAACTTGCCTTCAGGCTCTTGCATCCTTACTGCGATGACCGGCACAACGGCCTCTTGCAAGGAAGCGCCCCCATGGAAGTACCACTCGCCAGCACGATAGGGAACCATGGCGCGAGGTCCGCCAATCTGGTTGAAGTCCCCCCGGATACCCAGATGCTGGGCTGAAATGACGAAATTTCCTGTATCGGAAACCCCGTCACCCAGAAGACATCTTTCGTGGACGTTGATCCATTTCCCCTGCGGTTTTGCGCACACGTCTCCGGCTTCCGTGGCCGTATTGAGATAAAACCCATGGTCGGTCACGACGAAGGCATCCTTGAATCCCAAGCCACGCAGCTTATGGATGGCCACCCGGATCGATTTCAACGACTCATGGATAAGCCGCAACGCCATCTCGGGCGTCGATTCCATATGCTGATCGATGGTTGTGCTGCGCAGAACGAAAAGCTCGACGCCTCCATCGACCTTGCCTTTGCCACGAACAAACTCGGTCAACGACATCTCGGCAAAGCGATCTCCAAACCGTTTCTTGAGCACATCCATGCGCTGCGTCACCTGTGGTAACGACTGCTCCCCTAACGCCACAACGACCTGATCCTCTTTGCGAATCAACTTCAATTCACTGCCAGCGCCGGGCAAAAGGCTCGCCATGCCGACCGGGGTTATGCTGGGAAGCTGAGCAAACGCGGCGTGCATCTCCACCTGCCCGTCATCAACCAGCTGCTTCTCCAGTTCCACCCCGAGTTCATAACGCAAGGCATCGATGAGAAGTACGGCGACCCGGCGACCGCTCTCCTGCAGCTTGGGCGCGACCATTTTGTCGAACACATCACAATTGGCCAGGCGACCGGCAGGCGGCCAGCCAGACTGTTCGAGATGCCGGATAAACACGCCTTGTACCTTGTCGACCAGTTTGCGATAGGCCGTGCGGGCGTGAGGAATCACCACATCAACCCCGTCCTGTTTGATCAGCAGATCACGTTCGGCCTGTTCAAATTCCCGCTGCAAGCGATCAACTTCCCGCATGCTGGAGGTGTAGAAATCGATCAAGGCCTCTTGAGTTTTGGCATGGTCAGGCAGCTGACGATCCGCATCCTCGCAGGCTTCCACCAAACTCACTGCTGCCTGGAGGAGCTGCCATTGGGCCTGGTTCTCCCCGCGTCCAATCCAGACCGAAGACTTGTGCCGCCCGAGCATCTGCCGCAGCTTGTCGATGTTATCGCGCTTCAGTGCATCCACTGCCTGGGCGAAAAATGACCGTTCTTCAAACGGAAACGTGTCGCGAACCCCTAAATCCTCGAGGTCCTTGCACACATCGCGCAGGCCAAGGTCGGTTTCAATCGTCTCCGCCCGTTCGATATAAAGAGGCTGGTTGGCCGTCGAGTCCCTCAGCCGGTCGCATAGATCCTCGATCAAGGGTCGGGCTTCTGTCATGGCGCAGGGCACATCCGACAACGCACCGGGAAGCGTTCCCGGCAGATCGTAGACAAATTCACTGAACAGCAAAAAGCGCCACAGCTCATCAGCAATGGGGGACCAATTCTTACTTTTGGTCTTCAGCTTGAGGCCCAAGGTGTTGGTGAGCAGAGTCCTGATTTCCGGCACCCAGGCGTCGCTGGATTTCAAAGACTCCAACTGCTTTGCCGTCGGAGCCAGCATGGCGAAGAGGATGTCTCGCGCCGATTCCACCTTCAGATGTGCCTGAAGCGTCGGCCATCCGGCACCGCCACCCACGGCATCGATCACGTCAAAAGTCGGGTTGGGGTTGTCGGCAAAGATCCGGCGGATTTCCGTTGCGTAGTCCGCCTTGGCTTTCAGGCAAAGGCTCTGATACTCATCGCCGTCCCCCTCGGGGAACTCGGTCCCAACAGCACCATAGATGGCAAAGGGGTCCTGCTGCCGATCCTCGTCGGTCAGAGGTTGGGCCGCCGGGACATAGACCAACAGATTCTCGAACATTGCCCCTGGCTTTCCAAGCTCCTGCAGCAACGCAAGTGCTTGTTCGCGGCTTTCAATGCTGCTCTCCGTGGCATCAACGACGGCACATTTGTCAGCGACCATTTCACAACAGAGGTCCCGGTA
This window encodes:
- a CDS encoding transposase mutator type (KEGG: sth:STH2289 transposase~manually curated~PFAM: transposase mutator type), which gives rise to MAKDRMTLLELLRKSGSDGDLDFLREGVKMLAEAVMELEVKQKTGAEKHERSDGRLTYRNGYRGRIWDTRAGTIPLAIPRLRDGSYFPSLLEPRRRAEHALLAVIQEAYVLGISTRKVESLVQSLGLNGVSKSEVSRICGALDDEVERWRHRPLLWRYPYLWLDATYVKVRDTGRVVSQAVIIAYGVRETGEREIIGLEVGPSEDGVFWKEFLRGLVSRGLSGVMLVISDAHLGLKEAISTVLTGVSWQRCRVHFMRNALARVPRGAQAMVSAAIRTIFAQPDRDSACSQLRRVADNLRLRFGPVADQLEEAEPDILAYTAFPREHWRQLYSTNPLERLNKEIKRRSNVVGIFPNSQSVIRLIGAVLMEQQDEWEVGRRYFSLDSMKKTLEGAQEEPLIMALPA
- a CDS encoding DEAD/DEAH box helicase domain protein (KEGG: rpc:RPC_3053 DEAD/DEAH box helicase-like~PFAM: DEAD/DEAH box helicase domain protein; helicase domain protein~SMART: DEAD-like helicase ; helicase domain protein), whose product is MPIPTEKAREILQQHQAGHIENLFAQSSARYVLYEVGESEDNFPSFDAALTDKVTLSAYSILAAGVSLAEARLTDEAITAMEEAAALLINVHAPYAETELTSSFHVLIASMAFHASGQYSRAFVYIRKAELLTPLARIVASLIRKRPADVILEANQYLLADLSTMTDAWSLCDHAVTLSISRSTSLVLEYFATGNQQLLAASIENLNIAMELASDYDSPSHWWIARLLRLMISGNGQASLWHALPPYFPGDSSLLSRYIRLHAFASKSVTELWRSQLDAIPITLGQGRTGAVVNMRTSSGKTRVAELAILQTLHENPDAKILYLAPFRSLALEIEQTLGQIFDRCGFLVSHLYGGFRLSSADRQIAKDSTITIATPEKIRAILRSSPELLNDIRLIIIDEGHLIGADKRYVKNEIFIDHLRVLARSSACRILLLSAVLPNPDELAVWLTGDVGNVARSGWKPSSERFGILRWQGSSVRIDWKGDFASFNRQFIIASKCKRQYDHKLTRWKNRRSLFPQNKNEAVAASAVRLCSVGPVMIFSARANSIPGLAACVLTAIGENAEDHNWPKNEWNAFLATCQEELQDSAVELTAARKGIICHSNKLPSQVRMATERLMRSTSPKIIIASSTLAQGVNIGISSVIVATPYQTDQPIDHRDFWNICGRAGRAFVDGEGKVLYAIDETREDWQIRQDRELAAGYFNVSQSKPVESGLLFALGIIHQAAERAGIDFEDLMTMVAENDFSNLSEQVAAGCLEIMDLIDDGLLALHEDPEVNPNLENPEVWADTVFRSSLAAIQAPNSTFSIDADELIRFLAARAKKIVEMTPEPSQRKAYVASGLPVSVASNVYRDREQFLQYAQFLSDADKNLQ
- a CDS encoding hypothetical protein (KEGG: mpt:Mpe_A1673 hypothetical protein) yields the protein MPPRKILGDHPVPEVFGCYTVAEDGSTNSGVPHRSLAQDVDCRPETISQLRDALVKHHVSAAMIAQDRRKIKNLRALGYPIEDTNIRRFPTSDTTRKGNLAEVFLAEYICAASGANLPVYRLRYNPNVDQAMKGDDVLAFDFTSRRARIIIGEAKFRGTPSKKAIQDIVSGLVRSHQAGLPASLQFVADRLYEQNNIELADRVEDCSVKMAQGRLDLSYVGFLLSTDNSKSKVNQHTSAALRTLVMISLGIDSPGNLVEDCFNGIEELAHADPD
- a CDS encoding SMF family protein (PFAM: SMF family protein~KEGG: dma:DMR_24790 smf protein) produces the protein MIQPILQFIQAKGSGEAALRRLLTYAVAHGENAAREICLSAHSLAAEIGVKPDVAQNIVDAQVEAVKTAEELEHQGVSVIWQGAASYPERIEKILQSDAPPVLFVQGNQSLFDEPGVGFCGSRKASDKGLAITGRCALQLAKEGICVVSGYAHGVDMAAHKTAMENGGTTIFVLVEGILRFQRKRDVANLLSASNHLVVSQFPPRLTWSGRNAMKRNSTIIGLSDAMILVESGLTGGTFAAGEETLKRKRPLFVIDFAEPGPSAEANPYFIKQGGMPVRGNREGIPSLDKVREVVAKQSWRTSSPKEQSLFNLVTDQDKKRS
- a CDS encoding conserved hypothetical protein (KEGG: dma:DMR_24780 hypothetical protein), with protein sequence MPESTVFNRNRSAFWMRVNENDDGSLNFFVSQDVLAVVKYHFPELDQASPTGWKQGKNNTKNIWVPANRVDQVDVDEIKQWAEFAGNQCVWLKLGNQLQDHFSGSEVDLCIAGDFNFTTDGSGTIGPRSVLGEAEFQLKYHLGELTQEKKQEYCNVMSQSLLDAFDLLPLRGIGTPAGPVVSPIPAQEGSSKLAWAFAKHVAERKGVGFIEPRLLVQKPQMKQLTIQQKVTVWTTIYQTANSVALDPASVHGRDVVIIDDLYQSGITMWAYAKALMGAGVRNVFGLVCVKSMRDSDNQ
- a CDS encoding ATP-dependent Lon-type protease-like protein (KEGG: dev:DhcVS_258 ATP-dependent Lon protease), translating into MTNDALDIKLLDAFGGKVVRKDLLHRIKKGTNVPTFVLEFLLARYCASDDAAEIQEGLEAVIATLQDNYVRADEANAAQSKVATKGKHRFFDKVHVRYVEKEKRHWAALENFNSQRIAISEKFYRDNNRLLEGGIWAEVTLGYNEIEDDDYAFYIEDLRPIQLSRFDFEGYAEGRKPFSRDEWLDIVLRSVGLEGSRLSHRLKLHFVARLAPLVEPNFNFVELGPRGTGKSYFFSEFSPYSTLISGGQATKATLFYNNARSRIGLVGFWDTVAFDEVGGIKIKDPDTIQIMKDYLANGRFSRGVEVIADASMAFVGNIDYSIEQVVNSTEHDLFMPLPKEFDLAVMDRFACYLPGWEMPKNSSDYLTSNYGFITDYLAEAFHYQFSHTNRYEEVTKRIQLGKSVEGRDEKGIKKTVCALLKILHPDGPPSDAEFEEYVAYAVECRRRVKEQMNKRKPDDEFANINMSYRTADGREVVVFCPESRNAPATQHPLRRTLANEPGSDVEPVISKESVTASIPDSPPPAENPVDLPATIAPEQEQSPVDLGPSERHFTILYGDTGHSYESIIAPYVKNAREIVVEDPYIRLTHQIQNFVRFCEAVLKHSSVKRIKLITSYDDSTNMMEINDRLGELKQSLLEMDVVLDIDLNPNMHDREIRIDNGWIIKIGRGLDFYQKPASWFSIGANDLNLRPCLETKVDIFQKKNTE
- a CDS encoding PglZ domain protein (PFAM: PglZ domain protein~KEGG: dev:DhcVS_259 hypothetical protein), whose protein sequence is MTIKQFIQEEVLRPKLKKASVLVVYDPERRYRDLCCEMVADKCAVVDATESSIESREQALALLQELGKPGAMFENLLVYVPAAQPLTDEDRQQDPFAIYGAVGTEFPEGDGDEYQSLCLKAKADYATEIRRIFADNPNPTFDVIDAVGGGAGWPTLQAHLKVESARDILFAMLAPTAKQLESLKSSDAWVPEIRTLLTNTLGLKLKTKSKNWSPIADELWRFLLFSEFVYDLPGTLPGALSDVPCAMTEARPLIEDLCDRLRDSTANQPLYIERAETIETDLGLRDVCKDLEDLGVRDTFPFEERSFFAQAVDALKRDNIDKLRQMLGRHKSSVWIGRGENQAQWQLLQAAVSLVEACEDADRQLPDHAKTQEALIDFYTSSMREVDRLQREFEQAERDLLIKQDGVDVVIPHARTAYRKLVDKVQGVFIRHLEQSGWPPAGRLANCDVFDKMVAPKLQESGRRVAVLLIDALRYELGVELEKQLVDDGQVEMHAAFAQLPSITPVGMASLLPGAGSELKLIRKEDQVVVALGEQSLPQVTQRMDVLKKRFGDRFAEMSLTEFVRGKGKVDGGVELFVLRSTTIDQHMESTPEMALRLIHESLKSIRVAIHKLRGLGFKDAFVVTDHGFYLNTATEAGDVCAKPQGKWINVHERCLLGDGVSDTGNFVISAQHLGIRGDFNQIGGPRAMVPYRAGEWYFHGGASLQEAVVPVIAVRMQEPEGKFVPQAKITLNYKRGATKITTRLPVIEISASSADLFSMSATFEILVEAHDKQGNVVGEIKLGGMVNPATRTLSIKPGQNIAVTLRMDLEFEGSFTVKALDPVTLTTYSKLDLETDYTV